In Sesamum indicum cultivar Zhongzhi No. 13 linkage group LG1, S_indicum_v1.0, whole genome shotgun sequence, the sequence gcaggttactgcaaacctgtttcagctcacgaactctttttgtgtggatttcttcccattttcattttgaactctccgtttctttcaaaagtggtcggaaatcctttctgtatcttgcaagatccttaatgaagatacctgcaaaattaacaactcccaagaagctctgtagatgcttcttgtctttgagcaTATCTGGAAAATtgcggattttctccacaatatgttCATGTAACTCAATCCCTGTTTCGTCATAAGAAttcctagaaattcaattttattgacagcaatagtagctttattttcataaagtactaaaccttctctATGGCatgcatcaaaaaatattttaagatgtttaatatgttctttcatatttttggatgcaattagtatgtcgtcaatatagacaaacatgaactcaaaataatctttaaaaatattatctatttttctttgaaatatctgggaTGCATTAGCTAtacccattggaagcacattctagatatattgtccttgtggtgtggagaatgcagtgaatttattgattcattctccatcttaatctgataaaaatcaaattttcaatcgAATTTGGAAAAtacttttgctcctttaatgcaatcgattaagtgttctctactaggaatgtaataaccatcaacttctaatatcttattaatactttgatagttaataactaACCTGGATTTACCTCTTttaatctcaccatggtttcttacctaaaatccagggctactgtaggtagagactccgggttcaatgagtccaagactgatatgctctttgattatcatctgcatatccttcttatcctccatgttcatctggataggtttgtatctAGGGTGCTTggctgattttattaaaataaaatacaaagccCAACTAATGttgattaaattcaatttaattaaaatacacctaattaagcccatcatatatttaatccaattaaatgcATGAGCCTAAcaagtctttattaattaataagtccaacttattaaataataagggcaagcctaatataaattaatcctattaatttatccttacgctcctccatccaatggatctcttactcatttttaaataattcaattacttacggaattaattcccaattaattcctcgttccttcttggtgatttgtgtgtaattctttaggttcaccttttagATAGATTTATGCTAGTGctaaacactattattaattaaatctaatttaattaataatacttgaTCAACTCTttatcaagaaagcccgtcaccatgggtggccgtctagcaatggttTGTGACACTagaaactaggtgaatatccatgtgaatttTTAGACTCTTGAGTCTATACGAGAATAGTTCTTCCATCTACTGTCTTTCGGCGTTAGTGTAGGGCATGGAATCGGGTGTCGGATCCCATCCTAGACTAAGCgtttatgcttaatacttcAGATTGCATTACGctaaattgctcgacataggaacctcttttcctATTCAACCAATGATAGTGGCCACAGGTTCATAGAGCGTAAACGCATCTCTATGtgtataggagatacctctatcacgtACTGATAGGAGATAGTTCCTGCTCTTGAAACTCACGTCCTCGCGacatgctttgactgcactaAACAAGGCTCTTGATGACCGgtatcacctctcgcacaaattcATAATACAGTCATTGTATACAcatgactgccgtgattctTCAAATTTGAGGATTACTCCCCTACTATCAAAACCGGGGATTCGAAACATACCGAACAAGCcttcaaggcttccatatgacggtCCCCGCGACTCAGTTCATTCaattcgacacctagccaatcgtTCCACTAAGATGGCATAGACGTCCCATgtttgtcgccgatgaaacgcGGTACtcattaaataaatgtgactcttaatgcaagtatCCATACGACACTCGATCCCCATTCTTGTGgccctcgacttggaacatttcagacccaacccttGGCAGTTGATTTCATTTTCGGTATTCAATACACAGGTCCAATTGTTGCACGATTGTCAAAGTGGTCTGTGgactttgttgtgatgtttaaagaaaataaaaacatatataatgagCACAACGAAGGAAATGCCAATagtgaatactcattttattcactaaataatattacatggaattaagttattatcagaatagattacaagTGTGCTAATCTAATTTactttcaggtcacctataataacaatctcccacttgacctaaagtcAATCATCCATCGATCTCAAATCTATCTTATCCAAATGCTGAGTATGGGCAATTTGCAACATCGACTTGGTAAGTGGATCCATTGTGTTCTCTATTGAGCTAACTCGGTCCATCCCGATGTCACCTCTACTCACCATCTCTCTGAGCATATGGTAGCGTTTAAGAATGTGTTTAGaacggtgatgagatctcagTTCCTTTGCTTGTGCTATAGTCTCATTGTTATGACAGAAGATAACTACAAGCTCACCAATGCTAGGTACCACACCTAActtttagatgtaatttttcatccaaaccgctTCCTCAGTTGCTTCTGAAGCTGCTATTTGTTAAGCTTCTACGGTGAAATCCACTGTAGTATCCTTCTTGGACCAAGCATCCACACCATCATTTagcttgaatacaaaacctgattgagacttggcatcatcatcgtccGACAGGAAGCTAGCATCGCTATAGCCTTCCAGTCTCAATTCTCCACCACCCTAAATCAAGTACGTATCTTTAGTCCTCTTTAGGTACTTAGGTATGGTCTTAACTACGGTCCAGTGCGCCTCCCAGGGGCATGCTTGATATTTGCTTGTCACGCTCAAAGCGTACGTGAAATCGGTCCTGGTGCACTGGATAACACACTCAATGCTTCCTATGGCTGAAGCATAGGGATGTCCAACATCCTTTTAAGCTCCTCGTCAGTTTTGGGAGAATGCTTCTTGGAcatcttaatcccatgccACATTGGAGGAATCCTCATTTTGAGttctccatcttgaatctcttcaaaaCTTTCTCGATACACTAGGATTGTGTCAATCTTAATATTCTTCTAGATCTATCCCTATAGATCTTGATGCCAAGGATGTAAGAGGCCTTACCCATATCGTTCATGGAGAATTATGTGGACAATCATGCTTTAATGTTATCGAACATCTTGACATCATTCCCAGTGAGCAAGATGTCGTCTACATAAAGCACAAGGTACACAACTGTGCTACCATTGATCTTTTTGTACACACAAGGATAGAATTCGTTTTTGATGAAGTCATAACCCCATACATCTTCATCATAACGCGTGTTCTAGCTTCaggaagcttgtttgaggccaTAGATGGACCTTTGGAGACGGCAGACCTTCTGTTCTTCTCCTACGGAAGTGAACCCTCCTCTTGATCCATGTAGAACTCTTCCTCAATGAAACTGTTGAGAAATTTCGTTTTCACGTTCATCTACCATATctcatagtcataccatgcTGTTGTGTCAAGCAGAATCCAaatggacttggccatggCTACAGGCGATAGGTTTTCTCAAAATCAACCCCGAGTCATTGAGTATATCCTTTTTCTACGAGCCTAGCCTTGAAGGCTGTGACCTCCACGTCAGCTCCAAGCTTACGCttgtagacccatttgcaTCCAATAGGTTTGACACCTTTAGGTAGGTCTATGAgggtccaaacttgatttgaactCATTGAGTCCATTTCGAATCTCATGGTCTCAAGCCACTTATTCGAATCGATGTCTAACATCACTTCTCTATATATCTTTCGATCATTTTCCAGTTGGCTTGTCAGTCCCAAGAATCCGTAGCTATCAGGCAATCATGATTTCCTGATCGACCTATGGAGGACTGGAACATTATTAGTGAGAACTATAGGTTCAAATGATGTTCCATCATTCTGTTGAGGTGCCTCACTTGTTTCCTCAAGTAGCACTTCATCGCATCGGTTATCCACAGAAAAATCCTTTTTCAAGAATACTGCGTTTCTCGAGATAAAAACCTTTTGCTTGAATGGATCAAAGAACTAGGATCCGCAGTTTCTTTTGGATATCCGATAAACCTCCACAGACTAGACCTTGAATCTAGTTTGTCTTCCACTAGCCTCTTGACGTATGCGGGACTACTCcacactctcaagtacttgtaggacgcaggcttgccatgccatatctcatatggcgTTTGAGGCATCGTCTTAGATGGTGCCATGTTAAGCAGTTTGGCTGCAGTTTCAAGAGTGTGACCCCGGAAGGAAAGGgcaattttgtaaaactcatcatgaatcgaaccatgtccaataggGCTTGATTCCTCCTTTCAGCCATGCCATTAAGTTGTAGCATTCCAGTGGGAgtccattgagagagaattccattctcttttaagTAATCAATTAATTCACCACTCAAATACTCTCGGCCTCGGTCTGATCAAAggattttaatattacagCCAGTTTGATTCTCGGCTTCAAGTCTGTACTCCTTGAACCTTTTAAAGGCTATAGACTTGTACCTCATTaggtaaatataatcatatcatGAGTGATTATTGGTgaaggttatgaagtatgaGTATCCTTCTTTAGCCAGAGTATTAATGGTCCATAGACGTCCGtatggatcaaatccaaaagaCTGCTGGCAAGCgcactttgtccaacaaaaggttttttggtcattttcccTTTCAGACAAGATTTGCAAGTAAGTAGGTTGTCCAAATCGTCTACCTCTAGACTTTTTGGGTttaccaacttcctcatccTATCTTTTGAGATATGGCCTAGCTTTGCGTGCCATAAGTGCGTTCTCATGAGTATCTAAgttttgtttgtgttggaCAGTCACAATTAGATTGTTGGAGGATATAACGACCATTGACTAATCTACCAAGCAGATGAGAGTTactaatcatcaaataaaaactatttttattgatcgcAAATTATAACCATCATTATctaaaacaagaataaaaaataatattcttgatcatgctcAGTACATAATAACAACCTTTTAATTCTATTCaaatatgatcactaataacTAAGTTGAGAGATCCCACGGCTTCCGTAGCGACGACCTTCCCATTGCTTAGCCTTAGAATCATCTCGCCCTTACTTagtcttctgcttctttccagcacCTGCAAGTTATTGCAGATGTGAGACAGCTGGTATCAATACCCAAGAAGCtgaattagttatcatattcaGTTCAATCAAAAATGTACCTGGGTTGGACAGGAGTTGTGGTAATGTCTCTTCCAATGCCCCTTTCCTAGGCAATGTATGCAGACATCATTTGCCTTCGACCGTTGAGAACTGCCAACCTTCCCTTTCACTTTGCCCATTCCCATGGGACCGTAGGAGTGCTCGGAGCGCTACCAGTAGCTGCGATAACTTTTCCCttccccttcttcctcttccagcgTTTGGCTCTCTTGCCTTTCATtttggaggttgaagcctctcctacTAGTACCACCAGTTTAGACTTGTGCGTCGTCGCCTCGTATTGGTCCATCATATTTGTTAACTTATGAATAAACTTCTCAAGTAcgttcatgttgtagttaataataaacagGTCGTAAGACGGAGGAAGTGACTGAAGGATCATGTCAATGTACGTGTCATTGTCAAGCCCAACTTTGAGGTCtttgagcttctccactagggatagcatcttaaccccatgACTTTTTATAGATGATCCTTCGACCATCTTTGTCCCGAAAATGTggcggcatatctaatatgcctatcaaGAACCGGATAAACTTCTTTCACGTGGAGCATTATCAAGGGAACATCATCCAGcctattatattatatgtcaTTGAACACAAAGCCAATATGATACTATGGACCTTGCGGCTATCCTCAAGCCCCTTCTCTAACGTGACACGCACTTCGGGCTAGGACCCTTCCGGCAAGGATGTTGGGAGCGGCTTGTCTAAGACATAGCCTTGGTTCTcgaaatctaggacaatccttAAATTTCGCAGTTAGTCGTTATACTTCGTgccattgaattttttaatctccGTAATCATGGTAAAAAGGTTCTTAgatattttctagaaaattaaaaataaatagaaatcagctaatgattataatattatgaacaAGCTTAAGGACTTGGTCTTTAGTCCTTAACTTTTCCACTATTTATACGtaagcccaccactctcaagtggggtttcagGAATAACGTcttctagtgggcttgggatctaCAAGCGAATTTTTCATGCCTCACTTTTATAATTCACATGGCAAAAGCCTCAtgggaggtatccaataccattctcattccatgagattcccaagatctTTTACCTCACCTCTTTACATCATTCCGATGACTTTAACTGAGTCATGTTACTCGGTGTTAGGCCCgatccatcaaccaaatcacatttcaACGTGCCCCCCCCCTACGACTCGTGAGTCAGGACAACGGTGAACATGTTCCATCATTCACAACAATGGTGCAGCTTTTCCTGAATTGTATAATTTGGATATTTCCATAAGCAAACTTACAAGCAAAGGGGCtcaatacttttagtcctctactttaagaaattttcaaagttcCTAAATTGGAAAcgttcaataaatttaatcctcTACTTTATGAGACTTTCAAAAaagtaccaaaattaaaaaaaaattgatacatgttctTTGTTTTACGTGATTTATGTAACTAAATGTGTCAAGTTTTCTAATTTGGgaccattttgaaattttcataaagtatgggactaaatatgtcaactttttttaattttgcgaTCACTTTggaaatttcataaagtagAGAACTGAAAATGTTGAAGCCTCTATCTTATGGGactataagtataattttacattatgTAAGTTTACGACTTCTAAATGTCAGTTGTATGCTTTCTATTGTTTTTAATACTCCCGTTTTAGCTTATTATCTTACATATcggaaaattataattaggaaCATCTTAGTATTGTTCTTGCTAGGTTTCTAAATGGGGGGTAGGTTTATGACCTAAGACTAAAGcaacaacaaaaacataaacCTAATCCAAATTTGTAAGTCAGGTGAGTAAttgtaaatttgaaaatatgtggtagataataaattaaataaacaattaatttcaGGACAAATCGAAAGAagtaattttgaaatgaagaattggatatatttgaataaataaataaatttatacattttaataaattttcatatatagttaaatatatataaacaaaatataaaaaataaaaaaataaaaaaaatataaaacctaatctaaacGCTCCTCGTCAGCGTCCTGATTCTCGATCTGGGGATTCGTCAGAGGCGGTGATGCAATCTGACCAGCGTCTTGATTCTTGGTCGGGGGATCCATCATGTCGGAAATCATCGTCTCAAGGTGGGCGATGCAGTCCTCCATGACCGTATTtggcggtggcggtggcggTGACGGTGTCGATGGCGATGGTGATGTGAATGTGTGATTGGAGACGTGGGCTTCAGAACCAAGGTCGAATACTCAACCCTTGTTTTTGCCCCTGATTGCAACCAACCACACATGATGCTCTGTCATCGCCACCGAAGCCTCAGAATCAACGGGGGCATCAAGGTCGTCGGCCGTGGATTGGAGCTGATGATCCAGTAAAACAAATAAAGTTGTtagtaatttgattaaatgaagaattaattattaaaaaaataatattaataatattttattaaatggaGAATTTAGTTACTTACCGACACCCTCAGCTCGCTCCAACCTCcgctctctttcttcttttagcAATGCTGAATAATTCCATTTGTTTAGGTGGCCGTCCAAGCTCTATTTcctatataagaaaaaatagttaattagcatcatatttaaaaataataatttaacaaacacaaattattatttacttaccaacttcctcttATACATGCCAATGAGGAAGACCCCCTCGATACACAGTCGAGGACGCGGTGGGGTTTGCTGCCTAGTTCGCCTTATTCTTGGAGGACTCCTCCTGGAAGTCCTCGCTGGCCCAGTATACCTAGAGCTGGAGCTAGACCTTGTTGGCCAGCCATAGTGGCCTGACTAGGCTGGACGGGGCAACCAAAAAGGTTTTCCGGATGTATTTCCCGGCCCACATGTGGAAGATCCAAAACATGGACTCATCGGCACAGTCCTACAAGTAGGTCATCTGCAGTAATatgattaaacaaaatattagtaaaataaattaaataattagattatatattaaataaaattaaattaatttaaaattaattatctttatgCTCTCGAACCAAAAATGCTGGTGCTTTGGCGGCACCTGCCTCAATACGGCCACGGGAGGGGGAGATGTCCCCGCACGACCACATTGTTGCACTCGTGGACAACGACCACATAGATGCGCTCGTGGAACTGCTCATCAgaccttaaattaatttgatattaaataattaatcaatatttttaaaataaaataattaaaaataaaaaaaattaggtacACAAACTTACCTCACGTCATTGAGGCTGATGTACTATCACGCTGatggtgggggtgggggtggcaGTGGAGCAACCACCGGTGTGGCTGGCCACTGTAACATGTCATCCGCAGCCATACATGCAGCTCCAGATGTACTAGCATCATCTGGAGTCTGTTGGGCGGGGGACGGTGTGGGCGCATCCAGTGGTGTGGATGGTCCGGGGGATGCTTCCCCAACTTCGAAAGCATCTGACGATACTGGTGGCAGGCCACAACTGCGACCACGTCGACGACCACGTCCCACGCCCTAGACCAGGCGGTAGAGGCGGCGTACCACTAGACATTATCTACACAAATTATATAAGAGTATTAGTTTAAGTTTTtggattattgacattaatatgttaataaaacagaatatagtaatttttttattattatgtaaaaatgttaatattggaGAAATTGGACTACATTAATTTTGTgctttatttacattattatgtaaaagtattagtatatatttggaatattgttctaatttattttaatttttttgattgatatgtaaaaatgttaatattttggatattggtctaaattaattttgtgacaatttacattattatgtaaaatgttagtgtatattgaaaatattgttctaatttattttaattttttggattaatatgtaaaaatgttaatattgaaaaaattagtttaaattaattttgtgattatttacataattatgtaaaactGTTAGTATGTATTGGgaatattattctaatttagtttaattttttaattaatatataaaaatattaacattggaaaaattggtctaaattaattttgtgactagttacattattatgtaaaaatattatgagaatattgttttaattattttaattttttattattatgaaaaaatattaatattggaaaaattggtctaaattaattttgtgattatgtatatattatgtaacatattagtatatatttggaatattgttgtaaattattttaattttatgattattatgtaatttataattagttatatttattaatgtattattgttaatattgcataaattgttccaaaattctttataatgtgattattatgtaaaattttattaaattgcttaaattgaataaattacagaaaattgtgtaaattacacataaattgcataaatgtatgaaattgcataaattacacataaaatttataaattgcttatattgttttgcataaattacacataaattgtataaattataaattgcataaataaacATGTATTGCGTAAATTACAGATAAATTGTatcattacataaattacacataagtTGCATAAATTTTACAGTAAAttagaaaactttcaaaaaaatattttctgaaattttctgaaaaattctttcaaaatggGAGTTTGCAGCAGAAAAAAAATGGGAGTGGGGTTAGTGACTAAATGGGGGGATGGGGGTTCAGTAGAAATAAGGAGGGGAGGGAGGAGGGAGACTTAGTAAGCGTCGGCAAGCGGCAGCAGACGACGGGGGATAGGTGAAGGGCCCTACAGGCAGTGGGAGAAGGGGTGGGGGGCGGTGAGGGAgaaaggaggaggaagaagcaggaagagaaaaaaatctgctaagtgttgtatatatattaatttttaaaacgaGCTTCGGAATGGTCAATTTTAAATAGACCGTTTCTAGAAAGTAAAACGACATCATTTTTGTTGACGaggatttattaaaaaattattcctttaCAGTAACCACTAAAAAATACCGTTCTGAATCGAACATAAcattgttatttttgtatcaTCTTAGCAAGACGGTtcctaattataaaaattgttctTCATTGTGTCTCAAAATTCATTTCcccaaaatttaagaaaaataaaaaatataggaaaaaccGTCCCAaacatgttaatgatcagaaaaaagTAGACCAACAAGTGATTAAGGCAATTGAAAACATATAATGTTACGAATAAAATTAGGCTACTGttcaaaagatcaaataatatttgtatgtaCAGAATTGTTAGTCTTACATAGATATAAATAGCATCTTATACTATTCTACTGGATTACGTAATCAgactgttaaaattttaaccgAACCgttggatattattaaatcgacAAATACTACATCCGATGATATTTATACGGATGCTGAGATATCGTATTTGATACACAAtcaatgatttaaaaaataatacaacttTCGATCAGACCATTTGATTTTAGATCGGACCATAGAAATATTCACATACGGTAAGTATGTTTGcacatttaaatttagaattaatcaGGGCCTCGAATGTAGAGATATCGTAATCGGGAACAAGATGAGCAAGTTGTGGACATTCTTAGGCACAGACTCAAGAACACATTTAGGAACGGATCTAGCAAAGTATTTTAGGAAGAGATATATCAACACATTTACGAACGGGTATGGGTAATTTCACCTTTAGGaaaggtgaaaaataaaaaatcattcctaaattaattttccatCTACTTTTCCTTTTGGCGcgtaattaaatttgttggaaTAGACttaggaacggtcaaaattaattgatcgttcctaaattttggttttccctctgtttttttaaatatcagctatatttaggaacgattGTAGGAACGGGCTAGCATTTTCTAACCATTCCtatatgtgaaaattttataccTAAAAATGGTTTGGGATTgatattggaaatattgaCCGTGtctaagtataaaaataatttttttttcgtatTAAATATCTGTAAGATTTGGGCACGGTTGTAGGAACGgttagtgtaattttttgccgttcttaatttgaaaaattattcttcaatacgtttgaaaattatacttcTACTATTATTAAGAATACATACACAAACACTTGATATGAAAATGGTAAATAACATCAATCATAATTACTGTCTTCTTCAGTCTCGTATTCCTCATCAAAACTATCGTCGTCAGAGTCATCATCAGATTTACAGGCAGTTCTGCTCCTTATTGATTAGCAACAGAAAGATCAATGACTAATTGAATACCATTTGGGTCATGCAGGTCATAATTATGGTTGTCCGCCGCAACTTTGGAGTAGGTGTTGCCTCATCCTCTTGAAACGCGGGCTCTTCTTTTGCAGACAACCATGCAGCTCACTTTGTCTCTCTTCATGCTAGGTACTCCGTGTAGTAAAAATACTACATGTTGTGCAAGGATGAATGGTTTGTTCTTTTGGTATAATTTCTTGAAGTTTACATCAACGAGATGATAACGAGGTTGTACCTTCATATCTCTCACGGGATTGACCCAGCGACATTCAAACAGAATGATTGACATGTTTGGAATAAGTGGGTAATCCAACTGAATTATCTCTTCAAGAATCCCAAAGAAGTCTCTGTCCGTGTCTGTTACATAATGAGCTCTTGACACATACCCCACAATTCATAGTTGACTTGCCTGTGTTGTGCACCTCAGTGTGGAAGTTGTATCCATTTACAAAATAGCATGAGAATATTGTGACTTCAGTTGCAGAATCCCAATAGTGCAACTTCAAAGGCTCATTGTCTGTATAACTCGATACGGATTTAACCTGTGTTGAGAACATTAGAGAAccatatattgataaattacagttgacatatttaaaaacatacaACTTACACGATATTTGAACCAATCCTTGAACTGAGACGCCACTAAGTCATCAATAATAGGGTTCTCCGCATGATGGTGTgcataaaattcattaaaaaaggACCTGTTCACATACATAGGTTAAAAgtccaaaataataattaatgtgaatAAACTATATCGAAAAAATTTACACTTGCTCGTAGTATGATGTGACTAATTCATAGTTGGTCAATGTGTACGTCTCAATTATGTGGCTTCCATATCACTGAGATATCTCTTCTTTAATGCATCACTACC encodes:
- the LOC105157264 gene encoding uncharacterized protein LOC105157264, encoding MVEGSSIKSHGVKMLSLVEKLKDLKVGLDNDTYIDMILQSLPPSYDLFIINYNMNVLEKFIHKLTNMMDQYEATTHKSKLVVLVGEASTSKMKGKRAKRWKRKKGKGKVIAATGSAPSTPTVPWEWAK